From a single Mycolicibacterium mengxianglii genomic region:
- a CDS encoding FAD-dependent oxidoreductase: MSGSQTQTRKPVILSVDDDPAVSRAVARDLRRHYGENFRIVRAESGPDALATLNELKLRGETVAVFVADYRMPLMSGIEFLEAAMDIFPMARRVLLTAYADTHAAIDAINVVDLDHYLLKPWDPPEEKLYPVIDALIDAWRSTGEHAIPHTKIIGHPWNARSAEVRDFLARNRLYYTWFRADENKGKQLLDAAGLDGFTLPVVITEQGQTLVEPSDAELAATLGLTTTPSEDFYDLVVIGGGPAGLAAAVYGASEGLKTVLIERTATGGQAGQSSRIENYLGFPDGLSGSQLAERARRQAEKFDAELITAAEVTGLEVDGSARTVRLSDGRSIGARAVILAMGVEYRQLHAEGCDGLTGAGVYYGATASVASDCDDDEVYVIGGANSAGQAAMYLSRTAKSVTIVSRRTLEDSMSHYLIQQIRANDKIKEMPHTVVHAVKGDGHLEHICLEHTQTGTREEFTCGRMFIFIGAEPRTDWLDGVVVRDDHGFILAGPDLRDVSGWTLDRPPHHLETSVPGVFVAGDVRAESAKRVAAAVGEGSMAVMLVHRYLAEA, encoded by the coding sequence ATGTCCGGATCACAGACCCAGACCCGTAAACCCGTCATTCTCTCCGTGGACGACGACCCCGCGGTGTCGCGGGCCGTGGCACGCGACCTGCGCCGTCACTACGGCGAGAATTTTCGCATCGTGCGCGCCGAATCAGGCCCCGATGCGCTGGCCACCCTCAATGAACTGAAGCTGCGCGGCGAGACTGTCGCGGTGTTCGTCGCCGATTACCGCATGCCGCTGATGAGCGGAATCGAATTCCTCGAAGCCGCGATGGACATCTTCCCGATGGCGCGCCGGGTATTGCTGACGGCCTACGCCGACACCCACGCCGCCATCGACGCGATCAATGTGGTGGACCTGGATCACTACCTGCTCAAACCGTGGGATCCCCCGGAGGAGAAGCTCTACCCGGTGATCGACGCGCTGATCGACGCGTGGCGCTCCACCGGCGAGCACGCCATCCCGCACACCAAGATCATCGGCCACCCGTGGAACGCGCGGTCCGCCGAGGTGCGTGACTTCCTGGCGCGAAACCGCCTGTATTACACCTGGTTTCGCGCCGACGAAAACAAGGGAAAACAGCTGCTCGACGCGGCCGGCCTGGACGGGTTCACGCTGCCGGTGGTGATCACCGAGCAGGGCCAGACACTGGTGGAACCGTCGGACGCTGAGCTGGCGGCCACGCTCGGACTGACCACCACCCCTTCGGAGGACTTCTACGACCTGGTGGTCATCGGTGGCGGCCCGGCGGGGTTGGCCGCGGCGGTCTACGGAGCATCCGAGGGGCTCAAGACGGTACTGATCGAACGGACGGCCACCGGTGGTCAAGCCGGGCAGAGTTCCCGCATCGAGAACTACCTCGGCTTCCCGGACGGCCTGTCGGGATCGCAACTGGCCGAGCGGGCCCGCCGGCAGGCCGAGAAATTCGACGCCGAATTGATCACCGCCGCCGAAGTGACGGGCCTGGAGGTCGACGGGTCCGCACGCACTGTGCGGCTGTCCGACGGGCGCTCCATCGGCGCCCGGGCGGTGATCCTGGCCATGGGTGTGGAATATCGGCAGCTGCACGCCGAGGGTTGTGACGGCCTGACCGGCGCCGGTGTGTACTACGGCGCCACCGCGTCGGTGGCCTCGGACTGTGATGACGACGAGGTGTACGTGATCGGCGGGGCCAACTCCGCCGGGCAGGCGGCGATGTATCTGTCCCGCACCGCCAAGTCGGTGACGATCGTCAGCCGCCGCACTCTCGAGGATTCGATGTCGCACTACCTGATTCAGCAGATCAGGGCCAACGACAAGATCAAGGAGATGCCGCACACCGTCGTGCACGCGGTCAAAGGAGACGGCCATCTGGAGCACATCTGTCTGGAGCACACCCAGACCGGCACCCGCGAGGAATTCACCTGCGGCCGGATGTTCATCTTCATCGGCGCCGAGCCGCGCACCGACTGGCTGGACGGCGTGGTGGTGCGCGACGACCACGGGTTCATCCTGGCCGGGCCCGACCTGCGCGACGTCTCGGGTTGGACGCTCGACCGCCCGCCGCACCACCTCGAGACCAGCGTGCCCGGCGTCTTCGTGGCCGGTGATGTCCGCGCCGAATCGGCCAAACGGGTTGCCGCCGCTGTCGGCGAAGGGTCGATGGCAGTGATGCTGGTGCACCGGTACCTCGCCGAAGCCTGA
- a CDS encoding ATP-binding protein: MADHAEDRCSIDELRGLFIFDGLTDEQLNRLCSAGQVLSLPAGPLCREGEPAAHFYVLLDGEIALSKRSGTRDIDIWRASAPGSYCGAWSAFLLDQDLTYENSASLTRPSRVFALDATSLGTFLHSDFPMATHLLIGHSHGRSHAHRILDPHDRMVQLGQLTAGLTHELNNPAAAAVRAAAELRDRIAGMRQRVADLTDGSPAPGAVRSMVELQNRVAEQASKPSAMSAMQKSDLEAALGEWFDDHGVSDGWDLAGTFAEAGLDVDWMERVSASIEEVGHAQVSLGRTMRWLSCTVETELLVTEIADATKRISALVDQAKQYSQLDRAPFRVADVHELIESTLTMLSHRLGPGVTVVRDFDLSLPDVPCYPGDLNQVWTNLLHNALDALGADGGVVTVRTYRIVDKVRVEIGDTGPGIPDELLPRIFDPFFTTKPFGEGTGLGLDIAVRIIDRHGGSLWAESIPGDTRFITSLPLTVAVPEPADTGS; encoded by the coding sequence ATGGCTGACCACGCCGAAGATCGTTGCAGCATCGATGAATTGCGCGGCCTGTTCATCTTCGACGGACTGACCGACGAGCAGCTGAACCGGCTCTGCAGCGCCGGACAGGTGTTGTCACTGCCCGCGGGGCCACTGTGCCGGGAGGGCGAGCCGGCAGCACACTTCTATGTCCTGCTCGACGGTGAGATCGCGCTGTCCAAACGATCCGGCACCAGGGATATCGACATCTGGCGGGCGTCGGCACCGGGTTCCTACTGCGGCGCCTGGTCGGCGTTCCTCCTGGACCAGGACCTCACCTATGAGAACTCCGCCAGCCTCACCCGGCCATCGCGGGTTTTCGCCCTCGACGCCACCTCGCTGGGCACCTTCCTGCACAGCGATTTTCCGATGGCGACCCATCTGCTGATCGGGCATTCACACGGCCGGTCCCACGCACATCGGATCCTCGACCCGCACGACCGCATGGTGCAGCTGGGCCAGTTGACCGCCGGTCTGACCCACGAACTCAACAACCCCGCGGCGGCCGCCGTCCGGGCCGCCGCCGAGCTGCGGGACCGGATCGCCGGAATGCGGCAGCGGGTGGCCGACCTGACCGACGGCTCCCCCGCTCCGGGTGCGGTGCGCTCCATGGTGGAGCTGCAGAACCGGGTGGCCGAACAAGCGTCGAAACCCAGTGCGATGTCGGCCATGCAGAAATCCGACCTCGAGGCGGCGCTCGGTGAGTGGTTCGACGACCACGGGGTGTCCGACGGGTGGGACCTCGCGGGGACGTTCGCCGAGGCCGGGCTGGACGTCGATTGGATGGAGCGGGTTTCGGCGTCCATCGAGGAAGTCGGCCACGCGCAGGTGTCCCTGGGACGGACCATGCGCTGGCTGAGTTGCACGGTGGAAACCGAGCTGCTGGTCACCGAGATCGCCGATGCCACCAAGCGCATCTCCGCGCTGGTCGATCAGGCCAAGCAGTACTCGCAGCTGGACCGTGCGCCCTTCCGTGTCGCGGACGTACACGAGCTGATCGAGAGCACGCTGACGATGCTGTCGCACCGGCTCGGACCCGGGGTCACCGTCGTCCGGGACTTCGATCTCAGCCTGCCGGATGTGCCGTGTTACCCGGGTGACCTCAATCAGGTGTGGACCAATCTGCTCCACAATGCGCTGGACGCGCTCGGCGCCGATGGTGGCGTCGTGACCGTGCGCACCTACCGCATCGTTGACAAGGTGCGCGTCGAGATCGGCGATACCGGACCGGGCATTCCCGACGAGTTGCTGCCGCGGATATTCGATCCGTTTTTCACCACGAAACCGTTCGGCGAGGGCACCGGCCTGGGCCTGGACATCGCGGTTCGGATCATCGACCGCCACGGCGGCAGCCTGTGGGCGGAATCAATTCCGGGTGATACGCGTTTTATTACGTCACTGCCTCTCACTGTCGCTGTCCCCGAGCCCGCAGACACCGGGTCCTAG
- a CDS encoding ATP-binding protein — translation MGEKCLAGELRTLFLFEHLTAEQLDMLCADGHIETFPAGPLCTEGEPATCFYVLIDGELVMTKRSGGVDIETNRTSQRGVYCGAWSAYIPNEEQQYQASVRLTRDSRMFVLDADAFARFMQSQFPMAVHLLEGHMVGGLRQRQILDQREKLLALGSITAGLTHQLNNPAAATARAVADLREGTGKMRHKLAMVAEGKFTPEALRVLVTIQDEVAEQVAKADREELSALESSDREEQLGDWLDDHGIIGGWDYAPTFVEAGLDIDWLERVSATVEDAVADGPGDGSALNMLQSAIGWLKYTIDTELRMQEIAEASKRISALLAGAKQYSQMDRGAYQSAKVHELLRSTIMMFGDKLGMAGKGKPITLVKDMDYDLPEILCYPGDLNQVWTNIMDNAIQAMDGHGTLTVRTMRQDDNMIRIEICDDGPGIPEDIIDRIFTPFFTTKPVGQGTGLGLDLAWRVVVEKHHGNMSVQSKPGDTRFIICLPLQAPAPESAPPAEITAGDAE, via the coding sequence ATGGGCGAGAAATGCCTGGCCGGCGAACTGCGCACCCTGTTCCTGTTCGAGCACCTCACCGCCGAACAGCTCGACATGCTGTGCGCCGACGGCCACATCGAGACATTTCCGGCGGGTCCGCTGTGTACCGAGGGTGAGCCGGCGACCTGCTTCTACGTCCTCATCGACGGCGAACTGGTGATGACCAAGCGGTCCGGCGGCGTGGACATCGAGACCAACCGCACCTCGCAGCGCGGGGTGTATTGCGGCGCCTGGTCGGCCTACATCCCCAATGAGGAGCAGCAGTATCAGGCCTCGGTGCGTCTCACCCGGGACTCCAGGATGTTCGTCCTCGACGCCGATGCCTTCGCCCGGTTCATGCAGTCGCAGTTCCCGATGGCGGTGCACCTGCTGGAAGGGCACATGGTCGGGGGTCTGCGGCAACGGCAGATTCTGGACCAGCGGGAGAAATTGCTGGCGCTCGGCTCGATCACGGCCGGATTGACCCATCAGCTGAACAATCCGGCGGCGGCCACTGCGCGCGCGGTGGCCGACCTGCGGGAGGGCACCGGCAAGATGCGGCACAAGCTGGCGATGGTGGCCGAGGGCAAGTTCACGCCCGAAGCGTTGCGGGTGCTGGTCACCATCCAGGACGAGGTGGCCGAGCAGGTGGCCAAGGCCGACCGCGAGGAGCTCTCGGCACTGGAGTCCTCGGACCGCGAGGAGCAACTCGGCGACTGGCTCGACGACCACGGCATCATCGGCGGGTGGGATTACGCACCGACGTTCGTCGAAGCCGGCCTCGACATCGACTGGCTGGAGCGGGTCTCGGCAACGGTGGAGGACGCGGTGGCCGACGGTCCCGGCGACGGGTCCGCTCTCAACATGCTGCAGAGCGCCATCGGTTGGCTCAAGTACACGATCGACACCGAGCTCCGGATGCAGGAGATCGCCGAGGCGAGCAAGCGCATCTCCGCACTGCTGGCCGGCGCCAAGCAGTACTCGCAGATGGACCGCGGCGCGTATCAGAGCGCCAAAGTCCACGAACTGCTGCGCAGCACCATCATGATGTTCGGCGACAAGCTCGGCATGGCCGGCAAGGGCAAGCCCATCACCCTGGTCAAGGACATGGACTACGACCTGCCCGAGATCCTCTGCTACCCGGGTGATCTCAACCAGGTGTGGACCAACATCATGGACAACGCCATTCAGGCGATGGACGGGCACGGCACGTTGACGGTGCGCACCATGCGCCAGGACGACAACATGATCCGCATCGAGATCTGCGACGACGGTCCCGGTATCCCCGAGGACATCATCGACCGGATCTTCACGCCGTTCTTCACCACGAAACCGGTCGGCCAGGGCACCGGGCTGGGCCTTGACCTCGCGTGGCGCGTTGTTGTGGAAAAGCATCACGGGAACATGTCGGTGCAGTCCAAGCCCGGCGACACCCGCTTCATCATCTGCCTGCCCTTGCAGGCACCGGCCCCGGAATCGGCACCGCCGGCGGAAATCACCGCCGGCGACGCGGAATAG
- a CDS encoding LLM class F420-dependent oxidoreductase → MTKPDLGTYGVFGGYWLWEQMSAAQLREIEALGYGAIWAGGSPAADLSWVEPLLAATDTLKVATGIVNIWTAAPGPVAESFHRIDKAYPGRFLLGIGVGHPEAQTEYKKPYDALTEYLDALDSNGVPSDRRVVAALGPQVLKLAARRSASAHPYLTTPEHTAHARELIGPDAFLAPEHKVVLTTDAEEARAEGRKVLEIYLNLANYVNNWKRLGFTDDDVAKPGSDRLIDAVVAYGEPDAIAARLKAHLDAGADHVPVQVLTSPEKLVPALAELAGPLGLT, encoded by the coding sequence ATGACCAAACCTGATCTGGGCACGTACGGCGTCTTCGGTGGCTACTGGCTGTGGGAGCAGATGTCCGCAGCGCAGCTCCGGGAGATCGAGGCACTCGGGTACGGCGCCATCTGGGCGGGCGGCTCCCCCGCCGCTGACCTGTCGTGGGTGGAGCCCCTGCTCGCGGCCACCGACACCCTGAAGGTCGCGACGGGCATCGTCAACATCTGGACCGCAGCGCCGGGGCCGGTGGCGGAGTCCTTCCACCGGATCGACAAGGCCTACCCGGGGCGGTTCCTGCTCGGCATCGGCGTCGGTCACCCCGAAGCGCAGACCGAATACAAAAAGCCTTACGACGCCCTGACGGAATACCTGGATGCGCTCGACTCCAACGGCGTCCCCAGCGACCGTCGGGTGGTCGCGGCCCTCGGTCCGCAGGTGCTCAAGCTCGCTGCGCGCCGCAGCGCCAGCGCGCACCCGTACCTGACGACTCCCGAGCACACCGCGCACGCCCGCGAACTGATCGGGCCCGACGCATTTCTGGCACCGGAGCACAAAGTGGTGTTGACCACCGACGCTGAAGAGGCGCGTGCCGAGGGCCGGAAAGTGCTCGAGATCTACCTGAATCTGGCCAACTACGTGAACAATTGGAAGCGGCTCGGTTTCACCGACGATGACGTCGCCAAACCGGGCAGCGATCGGCTGATCGACGCCGTCGTCGCCTATGGCGAGCCCGATGCGATCGCAGCGAGGCTGAAAGCCCACCTCGACGCGGGTGCTGACCATGTGCCCGTTCAGGTGCTGACCTCACCTGAGAAACTGGTACCTGCACTGGCTGAGCTCGCTGGACCGCTCGGCTTGACCTGA
- a CDS encoding LLM class F420-dependent oxidoreductase: MTDAVSLKPDLGRYGVWTGGPITPEQAVEIEKLGYGAVWVGASPPADLAFVEPILEQTSTLQIATGIINIWSADADTVAESYHRIENAYPGRFLLGVGVGHPEHTQEYVKPYDALVSYLDALDAKKVPTSRRVIAALGPKVLKLAKDRSAGAHPYLTTPEHTAQARELIGNSVFLAPEHKVVLSTDADAARELGRKTVEFYLGLSNYVNNWRRLGFTADDVETPGSDKLIDAVVAHGTPEAVAERLNAHLEAGADHVAIQVLGSRDELVSTLAELAGSLGLNSSAD; encoded by the coding sequence ATGACCGACGCTGTTTCACTCAAGCCTGATCTCGGCCGATACGGGGTGTGGACCGGTGGGCCCATCACCCCCGAGCAGGCGGTCGAGATCGAAAAGCTCGGTTACGGCGCGGTGTGGGTGGGTGCGTCGCCGCCGGCGGATCTGGCCTTCGTGGAGCCGATCCTCGAGCAGACGTCGACACTGCAGATCGCCACCGGCATCATCAACATCTGGTCGGCCGACGCCGACACCGTCGCTGAGTCTTACCACCGCATCGAAAACGCTTATCCGGGAAGGTTTCTGCTCGGTGTGGGCGTCGGCCATCCCGAACACACCCAGGAGTACGTCAAGCCGTACGACGCGCTGGTGAGCTATCTGGACGCTCTCGACGCCAAGAAGGTACCGACCAGCCGTCGGGTGATCGCCGCGCTGGGCCCGAAGGTGCTCAAGTTGGCCAAGGACCGCAGTGCGGGCGCGCACCCCTACCTGACCACCCCGGAGCACACCGCCCAGGCCCGCGAACTGATCGGCAACTCGGTGTTCCTGGCCCCGGAGCACAAGGTGGTGCTGTCCACCGATGCCGACGCCGCGCGTGAGCTCGGCCGTAAGACCGTCGAGTTCTATCTGGGCCTGAGCAACTACGTCAACAACTGGCGGCGTCTGGGATTCACCGCCGACGATGTCGAAACGCCGGGCAGCGACAAGCTGATCGACGCGGTGGTCGCCCACGGCACCCCGGAGGCAGTCGCGGAGCGCTTGAACGCCCACCTGGAGGCCGGCGCCGATCACGTCGCCATCCAGGTGCTGGGCAGCCGGGACGAACTGGTGTCGACTCTGGCCGAACTCGCGGGTTCGCTGGGATTGAACAGCTCAGCCGACTAG
- the rfbB gene encoding dTDP-glucose 4,6-dehydratase: MRLLVTGGAGFIGANFVHTAVHDHPGDSVTVLDALTYAGSRESLDPVAQAVTLVVGDVADADLVDSLVAESDAVVHFAAETHVDNSLADPHPFLRTNVIGTFTVLEAVRRHGVRLHHVSTDEVYGDLELGSAQRFTEATPYNPSSPYSSTKAASDMLVRAWVRSFGVNATISNCSNNFGPYQHVEKFIPRQITNILTGRRPKLYGAGANVRDWIHVEDHNSAVRRILESGEPGRTYLIGADCERSNLSVLQEILTLMGRDADDFDQVTDRAGHDLRYAIDPSTLRSELGWKPRHPDFRDALRATIDWYEANEDWWGPLKDSVEDDYRKRGQ, from the coding sequence ATGCGGTTGCTCGTCACCGGTGGCGCGGGTTTCATCGGCGCCAACTTCGTCCACACAGCGGTGCACGACCATCCCGGGGACTCGGTCACGGTGCTCGACGCCCTGACGTATGCCGGCAGCCGGGAGTCGCTGGACCCGGTGGCCCAGGCCGTGACGCTGGTGGTGGGCGATGTGGCCGATGCCGACCTGGTGGACAGCCTGGTCGCCGAGTCCGACGCAGTGGTGCATTTCGCCGCCGAGACCCATGTCGACAACTCGCTGGCCGATCCGCATCCGTTCCTGCGCACCAATGTGATCGGCACGTTCACGGTCCTGGAGGCGGTGCGCAGGCACGGGGTGCGGCTGCATCATGTGTCCACCGATGAGGTGTACGGCGATCTGGAACTGGGCAGTGCACAGCGGTTCACCGAGGCGACGCCGTACAACCCGTCGAGCCCGTACTCGTCGACCAAGGCCGCCTCCGACATGCTGGTCCGGGCCTGGGTGCGTTCCTTCGGCGTGAACGCCACGATCTCCAACTGCTCCAACAACTTCGGGCCGTATCAACACGTCGAGAAGTTCATCCCCCGCCAGATCACCAATATCCTGACCGGCCGTCGCCCCAAGTTGTACGGCGCCGGTGCCAACGTGCGGGACTGGATCCACGTCGAGGACCACAACAGCGCGGTGCGGCGCATCCTGGAGTCTGGCGAGCCGGGCCGCACCTACCTGATCGGCGCCGACTGTGAGCGCAGCAACCTCTCTGTGCTGCAGGAGATTCTGACGCTGATGGGCCGCGACGCGGACGACTTCGACCAGGTGACCGACCGGGCCGGGCATGACCTGCGTTATGCGATCGACCCGTCGACCCTGCGTAGCGAGCTGGGCTGGAAACCGCGTCACCCGGACTTCCGCGACGCCCTGCGGGCCACCATCGACTGGTACGAGGCCAACGAGGACTGGTGGGGCCCGCTCAAGGATTCGGTGGAAGACGACTATCGCAAACGTGGTCAGTGA
- the rfbC gene encoding dTDP-4-dehydrorhamnose 3,5-epimerase — protein sequence MAFRELKIPGAWEITPTLHHDGRGSFFEWFTEQEFSAATGQRFDLRQANCSVSAAGVLRGLHFAQLPPSQAKYVTCVYGAVFDVVVDIRVDSPTFGLWDAVLLDDKDRRSIYLSEGLGHAFLALQDDSTVMYLCSAEYAPQREHTISPLDPALGIEWPVAGSELVLSDRDRHAMSLDEARAAGILPTWAAAQEFVAGLRRRFPSSPAD from the coding sequence ATGGCTTTCCGAGAGCTGAAGATCCCCGGCGCGTGGGAAATCACCCCGACCCTGCATCACGACGGGCGCGGGTCGTTCTTCGAGTGGTTCACCGAGCAGGAGTTCAGCGCCGCGACCGGACAGCGGTTCGACCTGCGGCAGGCCAACTGTTCGGTGTCCGCGGCGGGCGTGTTGCGCGGCCTGCACTTCGCGCAGCTGCCGCCGAGCCAGGCCAAGTACGTCACCTGCGTATACGGAGCGGTCTTCGACGTGGTGGTCGACATCCGAGTCGACTCCCCGACTTTCGGCTTGTGGGACGCGGTGCTGCTGGACGACAAGGACCGGCGGTCGATCTACCTGTCTGAGGGTTTGGGACACGCTTTCCTTGCGTTGCAGGATGATTCGACCGTGATGTACCTGTGTTCGGCGGAGTACGCCCCGCAGCGTGAACACACCATCTCTCCGCTGGACCCGGCGCTGGGCATCGAGTGGCCGGTGGCAGGGTCCGAGTTGGTGCTCTCGGACCGGGATCGCCACGCCATGTCGCTCGATGAGGCGCGCGCGGCCGGGATCCTGCCGACCTGGGCCGCTGCCCAGGAATTCGTCGCCGGTCTGCGCCGCCGCTTCCCCTCCTCACCTGCTGACTAA
- a CDS encoding DUF1254 domain-containing protein, producing the protein MTVNPESAPLRGGYPLPGTIELAYEAVDLNRAVQAYRHFYRSVSGAALFDGTAAAGARPNEVFGYLDAQPRHVGFTLNSDTPYGAALLDLHAGPMVIDVPEGAFVGAVFDIHQRWILDFGLSGPDAGAGGKHVVLPPGYDADVPDGHHVGTAEAYRVLAAVRAIPQDGDVAAALKRIATVTIHPMEPSPDWSEPVWVDMTAADQDTTPLAIETGMGFWQALHRIVDAEPVLADSRAQYGELAALGIAKGQPFEPDSRLTQILELAAKTANLQMRTESFADRTPARLVWPERQWEWVALRSEGSTFDTPGYRDTYAMDKWFFQAIATSPAMFRRDPGTGSLYWLALSDRTGAYLDGANNYTLTVPLPVPATLFWSVTVYDATTRSQVQTDQGRAALRSKFELSDLTGDSVVLHFGPEPPEDAGGRWIKTIPDSGWFAYFRIYGPDGPAFDGTWKPGDLELS; encoded by the coding sequence ATGACCGTGAATCCTGAGAGCGCGCCGCTGCGTGGCGGCTATCCATTGCCGGGCACCATCGAGCTGGCCTACGAGGCCGTCGACCTCAATCGCGCCGTACAGGCGTATCGCCACTTCTACCGGTCAGTGTCCGGCGCCGCGCTGTTCGACGGCACCGCGGCCGCGGGGGCACGACCGAACGAGGTATTCGGCTACCTGGACGCCCAGCCTCGTCACGTCGGGTTCACGTTGAACTCCGATACTCCGTACGGCGCCGCGCTGCTGGATCTGCACGCCGGGCCGATGGTGATCGATGTGCCCGAAGGGGCATTCGTGGGCGCGGTGTTCGACATCCACCAGCGGTGGATCCTGGACTTCGGTCTGTCCGGACCGGACGCCGGGGCGGGCGGCAAGCACGTCGTACTACCACCGGGCTACGACGCCGACGTGCCCGACGGTCACCACGTCGGCACCGCCGAGGCTTACCGCGTGTTGGCCGCGGTCAGGGCGATCCCGCAGGACGGTGACGTGGCGGCGGCGCTGAAGCGGATCGCGACCGTCACAATCCACCCGATGGAACCGTCGCCCGACTGGTCCGAACCGGTGTGGGTGGACATGACCGCAGCTGATCAGGACACCACCCCGCTGGCCATCGAGACCGGCATGGGCTTCTGGCAAGCGCTGCACCGCATCGTCGACGCCGAACCCGTGCTGGCCGACAGCCGCGCGCAGTACGGCGAGCTGGCCGCACTGGGCATTGCGAAAGGGCAACCGTTCGAACCGGATTCGCGACTGACCCAGATCCTGGAACTGGCGGCCAAAACGGCGAACCTGCAGATGCGGACGGAGTCCTTCGCCGACCGCACCCCGGCACGTCTGGTGTGGCCGGAGCGCCAGTGGGAGTGGGTGGCGTTGCGCAGTGAGGGCAGCACCTTCGACACCCCGGGTTACCGCGATACCTACGCAATGGACAAGTGGTTCTTCCAGGCCATCGCGACCTCGCCGGCGATGTTCCGCCGCGACCCCGGCACCGGTTCCCTGTACTGGCTTGCGCTTTCCGACCGCACCGGCGCCTACCTCGACGGCGCCAACAACTACACGCTGACGGTCCCGCTGCCGGTGCCGGCCACGCTGTTCTGGTCGGTCACCGTCTACGACGCCACCACCCGCAGCCAGGTGCAGACCGACCAGGGCCGGGCGGCGTTGCGCTCGAAGTTCGAATTATCCGATCTCACAGGAGATTCGGTGGTGCTGCACTTCGGTCCCGAACCGCCCGAAGATGCCGGTGGGCGCTGGATCAAAACCATTCCGGACTCCGGGTGGTTCGCCTATTTCCGGATCTACGGGCCCGACGGCCCCGCCTTTGACGGCACCTGGAAGCCGGGGGATCTCGAGCTCAGCTGA